The nucleotide sequence GGACATCAACTCTGTTTAAAGGCTCTCACCTCTTGGATGTGATGTTGTACTTGTTCTGTTTTGAAAGCACATAAAACACCCAGTCCTGAAATGACAGTGTGATAAATTGTGTTACATGATCACAGCCATCTCCTGTAGGTTTAGTACTCGTTCAGAAAGCACCAAATGGGAgggcagagcactgctgggggaGCCAGGACACCCTCTCCTTACCTCTGAGACAGCAGAAGGCCAGCGAGAGTACCCAGCTGATAGCTGGTATTGTGTCATTCTGGAATACAAAAGCCCAAAAGGCCAGGTTAGCTGTGGAAGCTGTAGGAGGTACAATGTTAGGTGTCTGAAGCAGTGAATGCTTTCCAACACCTCTAGGAATCAAACATTTCCAGCCTGCTTGGCCTGACTGATGACCAAACTTACTTGCAAGGCTTCCTGCACTTGTGGAAACAGCGCAGCACGTCAGCTTTGAATTCAGCCAGGAGTTTGTAATAGCAGTAGCCTGAGAAGCAGGGAAAGGAAATCCAGGTAAGCTCATGGTAACTGCACACAAAAGGTGATGTGATGAGGAATCCAGAGAAGGTTTCCTTCCACAAGCTTAGGGGGACTAACCAGCCAAGACAAGAATGTCTCTCTCATGTCTCACACCAGGAAGCCCATTGAAGACAATGAGATGTACTGAGACATGAGGTAGACCAAACAGGTTCAGGTGGGCATAAGCTTTATTATTCCTCCTGTTCacttcacagattcacaggttgcattgggttgggaaggactctcataggtcaccttgtccaacccccctgcactcagcagggacacctccaactagatcaggctgcccagggccacatcaagtctccagagatgaggcctcagccacatccctgggcagcttgttccagtgtttcaccactctcattgcaaAAGAACTTTtgcctgatgtccaacctatatctaccctgctccagtttcaaaccattaccccttatcctgtcactctaagcccttctaagcagtccctccccagccttcctgtaggtctccttcagatattgaaaggcagctctaaggtctccctgctgctttctccaggctgaacagcccaaattctttcagcctatCTTCACAGgcaaggtgttccagccctctgagggCTTACCCCAGGACTTACCCCAGGCTACGTGCTTTGTGTAGTCGCagtactttgctccagcagGTAAGGGGTAGAAGTAATAAGCACAACCACAGCGCTCTACCATGTTGAGCTGAAAGCAGGAACGAATGCAGACCTGGGTGGCAAATGACACGAAAAGGCTGAACAAGGGAaccaagccctctgcagcctgcatcaCATCATACTGTTAACAGAGCCCATGGACAAGCAGGGCTGCTAGGGgactgaagggaaaaagaagagaacgGAGAAGGATAACAAGGTGACCGTGAATGACCTGCTCTGTGTAGCGGGAGGAGTAGAGGTTTTGCACTGGCACATCGCTGCCATCCTCGGTGCAGTCGCTGTAGCTGCCCCCCAGGCGCATGGTCATCTCCTGCAACACACACCAACTGGCACTGTGCTCTTCTCTTTCCACCCCTCCAGGCCACATACATTGCTTGGCCAGCAGTACCTGCCTTCATCAGGACATCAGCTCCCCCTGCTTCCCTTCATCTCACTGTTCACTGATAAACTGCAGCCAAACTCCAGCaagctgctcttcctcccctcccttctctccatgaCGTTAATTCCCTTAGCCACACACGGGGCCCTATCACACACATCACGTTAAACCTCCCCCACAACTTCGCCTCCACCACAGCTCTTCCCCCTGCGGCTTCCTCACCTTTCTCATGCTAATGGAGGTCTCAATGCCCGGGCGCACGTTGAAGCCCCCATCATCCATGAATGCTGGCTCGTTCTGATCATGGACCATGACCCTGGCTCCTGTCACCGTGGACAGCAGAGGGATGAAATCGTTCTGTTCAGTGCGCACCACCAGAGACAGCCCTGAGGAAATGTCAGAGAGCAAGGGAGGTCATGGCCAGCAGTTACAcaggagagagagcagaatGGTCACACATAAGTCCCTAAGGGGTAAAGGAAGAGAAATATCAACCAGGGCTGCACCAAAACTAGGCAGTATTGGAGGGTGGCCAAAAGGAGGCCAGGCACAAAGCTTGAGGCTCCAGCAGAGGCCAAAAGAAACCTGGAATATTTCACTGTGACttagaaaaaacaaaactgGGAACAGAGAGATTTCATGGAAAGACTCAGAGACAGATGGGGGACAAAAAAGCCTGAAGCCCTAGGGAGGTCTCAGTGGGGATTGTGAACACAAACAGGTCAGCTGCTGGAAACAGAAAAACAGGGAAGGAGGATATGAAGTCCAGACTGTCAGGAGTACAGCACTACAGCATAACAGAGGACATCAAGAAGGGCCTGCACAGGTCCAGAGGGAACAGTGGATATAAGGATCAGGCACATATGGGAGAGAGTTCAGTGGGGTAGCAGTGATGGACAGTCACATTCATGAGACAACCCATCTCTAAGTGGGTGAAAACAGAACTTGGGTGAGAGTGAGCAGGGCTGCAATCTGATACTACAAGTACTAGgcacagcagggtgcccagtCTCCTGGAGTAAACAGTTAAGCTATGGTCCTCACCAAGGAGTACTTCTCACCTACCATTATTGATGCCCGGCAGTGAAGAtgtccacaggctgctgctgttgtcatTAAATGTATAGCAATTCCCGTACAAGGGGTGGTGGAAGTGGGTGTAATTCCTGAGAGGGAAACACAAACATTTAGATGGGGTGAGAACTGCTGTGAGATCAAAGGGAAGGTTTTTTGAAAGGAGACAACTCTCTTCTCCACCTGCAGAGACAGAGGCTTACAGCAGGTGGGCAGGTTTTGTTGTGTCAACTTGTCCAAGTAGGGCAAAGCAATTACAATGTGCTGTACAAATTTGTCCTGGAGCTGGACAGGCTCTGATGCCAGGTTTTTCATACTGCTAAATCTGGAGAACCCAAATGGGTTTTAGCAGTACTAGTAAACTCTTAGCTCTTCCtaccccttttcctcccttgcTGATGGGCTTCATTCCACTACCTCTTTGAGGCTTTTTGACCCAAAATGGCAGAAGTGGGATTATGTTTTTTAACTGTATCTTTgtaacaactctctctcctcctcctgctgtgtgtgagctgtTCTGTACCCGTTCACCACTTCAGAGAATAAAATAAAGACGTTTACACTGCACATCAGCAGCCACTCCACTGCATTTGTGTGAAACACAAGCAGGGACCAGTCTCCTAGAGTCATAGCTTCAAGCCACAGAAACTGTGACCCTGGTGAACAGAACCCACAGGAtatgttaagaacaagttctttaccacaagggtggtggaacactgcaccaggttgcccagggagggagttgaggccccatccctggaaatattcaaggtcaggctggacaaggctctgagcaagctgatctagtggaggatgtccctgctgactcaaggggattggactggattacttttggaggtccctttcaacccaacccattctatgaaagCCTCAAGAAGCAATCTGAGACAACGGGAACTGAAGAAAGAACCACCCAAACTTGGGAAAGTGGTTCTCTAATGTGGGTTTCTTGGCTTCCCTTGGACCCAGGCACAaaacagggctgctttcagagAGCCTCAGCAGGACCGTTCCACCACTTACGCCTTATCACAGGTTGCTTCATTGAAGCGGCAGGAATAGATGAAATTCTCAAAGTCAGACTCATCCAGGGCTTTGGCATCAGGCATCTGTGCCAGGATATTGATGTAGTGGAAGCTATACCACTCCCGCACAGCATCCACCCCTGAGGAGTATGCCTGGTGGAAGCAGTCCTTGTTGTTTTCACTACACTGTTaagggaagaaggagaaaaccACATCAGGGAAGTCATGTCTGGGAGGTGAGGCTGTGCCTGTGCATCAGCTGTGCTCCCTCAGCATGGGCACAGATcaacctgagggagctgagagcttCACAGGGCTCCTGTGCTCTACCGAAAGAGATGGGGAAAAGCAAAAACAGGGGAGCTTCCCCACGGATGGGAAACACCACATGAATGAGCAAGTGTGAGTAAAACCCAgaagggcagcagtggtgtgcagGGTGATCTACTTCACGTAAATTCTACTTTAAATTCTTGGTGGAGAGCCCTTCCTTCATGGTgtccacaaaaaaacccatttGTGATCTGGTGGGAACTCCAGCTAACTGGCAGGCCATTAGCTTCAGTCGTTCAGTGCCTTTTTAACTGCTGACACAGATGCCCTCAGGCAAAGAAGCTGCAGCCTAGGAGCAAATGTGACCATGATCATTTCACATGGCCCACGGTCATCCAATACTTTCCCCCCTGCTATTATTGATCGACATCGTGGTTAATGTTAATAAATGCCTTTCCAAAGGCAGATGCAAGACTGGTGTAGCCTTCAGGAAAGTTTCCCAGTGCTACCCAGGAAAACAGAGGCACTGATGTGGACACGTCTCCTGGGGCCCACGTGGACAGGGACAGGACCTGGGGAGTAGGATTACACTGGGAAAAGGCTTCAGCTCTACCTTCATCTGTCATTAGCAAAAAGCCAGGACAGACTAATCATACTTCTACATAGAAAAAGGCGTGCCAGAGGTCTAGTAAGACAGAAGTAGCTAGACAGAGTCCAGAATGGGTAGGACCCAAGATATCTAGCGAGCTCACCAGAACAAAGCCAATTTTCCAGTCATTCTTGTCCACCGAGGGGCTGTTCTCTGGCATGTTGACCAAGTTATCCCTCTTCTGCCTCCGCAGGGGGTGGCGCTGCACTTGACGGAGCAGGCTCCTGGAGCTGCGCTTCTGCGCGGCTGGCTCGGACCAGTCGCTTCGTGACAGAGACATGTTGTAGTCATAAAGGTCTAGCAGCGTCTGATGGGTGATTTGGTCCAGCTCATCCAGCTTCTTCCGGATGGCACTGTACCTGtacaaggagaagaggcttcaGGTTTAGGGCTGGATGCACACAAACAGCTCAGTAGGAGATGAGGCAAATAAAGATTTGCTGGGGTGATTCAGCAtgttcctgctgccagctggaacTCCAAACACTTGCTGGAGGCTATGATCCTTGTAGGACAGAAGTAAACCCATCTGCTCTTGTCCTACAGTGCAACCTGCTAACATACACCACCAAGAGGAGCTGCTAAACGAACACGCCTTACTCTGAATGcccagcagcatcagcagccCGCAGCCGCAGGGAGACCTCCTCCCTCTATACAGTTCCCTAAAAGGGAGGTGGTAATgagatgggtgttggtctcttctcccaagtaacaagtgacagcacAAATGGAAACGGCCTCAAATaacaccagggcaggtttaggttggctattagaagATACTTCCTTCAtggaaagggttctcaaacactgaagcagtttcccagggaggtggttgaatcccatgcctgggggtgttACAAAGAGGCAAAGATGTGGCGCTGAGGGGctgagcaccagccttggtCGAGTAagacaatggttggactggatgatcttacaggttttccccaacctaaatgattctatgattctagctcTGGGAGTCTTATTTCTCACCTGTATGGATTGAGGGTGCAGAGAGTCACAGCTGGGAAAGTCAGCCTGTCGGAGTTGAGGTTGAGGTTGAGATTGACAGGGTAGCTGAAGTACTCTCTGTAGAGGATTCCAAACTGCCAGTACATTAAGCCGAaggtgagaaagaaaaggacGGACCAGAAGGCTGTCTTCATCTTATTCTTTTTGGAACACACCAGGCGGATGGCACCGtggatggttgtgttgctgcagaaaaactGGAAGAGCTCCTGGTAGGAACTGTAGAACTCGATCAGACCCTCCTGCTGTTCCTCTTCTTGCTTCCATTgccttgttttttccccttctggcaTCTTCACAGACCCATCCTACAACACAAACTCAGAATTAGGGAGCAGCTCTACGGAACTCCAGCTCCGAGAAGCCGTCCCCGGTGCAAAATCAGGCTCTTACATCACCATCTTCCCAAATCCATgttatttcttcctcctccccgaCTCCCTACCCCGGGGTGCTGATGCCCAGCCATCCACgcactgctgcctccctccgcCCTACCGAACAGCCCCCGCTGCCCTTCCACAAGCTGTACCCCCGGGCCCACCGCCCCCCTCTCCCGGCCGAGGCCGCGGGACTGACCCCAGGCTCCGTGCCCATGGCGTGCGGCGGCTGCTCGGCCCGGGGCCGGTGTGCTCTCCCCGAGCGCTGccgcctctcctgctgcctccccgaCTGGGCTAGGACCGGTTCCTTTCCAGTTCGAACCAGCACCTCGCCCGGCTCCTGCCCTGTCAGCCTCgcccctccttcctgctcctgcctcttcccCGCGGGCGCTGCTCCCAGGGATGAAAAGCCCTCTTGAGCCTCTCAGGTGACCGGGGCAGAGGAGGCCGGGGCCGCGCCGGGGCGGTGACCTTGGCGGTGCCGGCGGGGGGTCAAGGCGCGGCCGCCCGGCTCCCGGCGGGCAGCAGGCCCCAGGCCGCTCCTCCCTGAGGAgagccctgccccgggcaggTAGGGCTGCGGAACAGCctgtccctcctcctcctcctcccacccctccacccccgcGGGGAGGCAGCGTCCCAGCCAGCAGAGGTGATGCAGAAAGAAACGCTGGCAGCTCTTCGAATCACGGAATccatagtttgggttggaaaacacctttcagCTCTTCAAGtcaaaccattctctaactcgactcaaggctggtgctaaaccttgtccctcagcaccacaactctgctcttttaaacacctccaggcatggggatacaaccacctccctggggagcctgttccagcggtTGAGAACCCTTTAAGTAAAAGTTTCTCCTAATATcgaatctaaaccttccctggtgcaactcgaggccatttcctcttgtcctatctcaaggacagctggaggctggctggctgggaccTTCTCTGCCATGGTTATGGATTGGGGGGCACACACTCTGACAGTGAGGGTTCCTATGTGGCTTTAATTGTCAAATTGTGcttttcaaggggaaaaaaactgaGGCAGATGGCAAAGTTTGGGTGAGTTTTGCACAAGGGATGGGCTGAGGCAGACTGGTTGTGCATGAGGTAGCATCACTTCTGCTGGTTTATTAACTAGAGAAATCTTCCATCTCCAGAAATACCTGGCTCAGCCATGAGCCTGTGCCTGGGATGTCAAGGCTTTCGTTGCCCAAAGCCttgcagcttctcctcacagccaCAGACAGATGTGACCAGGAGTCCTTAACACCCCCTTGCCACTGTAAGAGTGGAACTTCTTTCCCAATTCTTTctccaaagaattttctctcaACCTAGCTCTCTCTGGGGtttccacttctttctttcaggAATTGCTTCCTCCAGATCAGTCCTTGTTCAGAGTTACTTGTCATTGAATTTTGATCCTGTATTTGACTTACAGTGCTTTGGTTAGTGACGCAAAACACACAGCCACTTTTCCCTCTTCATGTTGCAAAACACCACGCAGGAGACTTTTGAGGCCAGCAGTTAAAGGATggtgtgacagcagcagccttctgaCAGCTGCTTGTTACAAACCTACAGCCACAaccttagaatcacagcatcacagaataacctgggttggaagggacctccaaaggtcatctagtcctacatccctgcagtcagccaggacatcctccactagctcACTATTTTACTTCTCCTCTAACAACATTCTGAGTCCAAGCTGCTGCAAAGACCATTCTCTGTCAGGAGCTTGTTACTAGGTCCTCCTGTTTTGAAACGGGAAGCACCCTGTTGTTCCAAGCAGTGCTTCTGTGTGTTATATCTGCACAAGCTGAATGCATGATTGGTTTTTACTGCTCCTGAACAACCCTGAGTAAACATGAATCACTTTTTATGGCATCAAATTTGAAATGTTTCTTTACCAGCCCATGCCTATTATCTGCCCGGGCAGGAATGTGATAATGAGCTGTAGTGAGCTGCTACCGTAGTGGGAAAGAAATAGACAAGTCCTTCCTGGTCTGGTGTGGATTCCAAGCGCAACAAATCAGACACGTTTTTGAAGGATGGGGTTTGTTCTTTTGTATACCCATACATGCAATCacctttcccttctgctgccaggcagaaccCAGAGGTTATTTCTGGGTTAGCTGCAGATGATTTTCTGCATTAAAAGCAGCAACCCAAACAGTCAAGGCAAATCAGCATGGATGGTGCTAGAAGTTTAACCAAAAGGGCACCAGCCTAGTGCCT is from Dryobates pubescens isolate bDryPub1 chromosome 15, bDryPub1.pri, whole genome shotgun sequence and encodes:
- the SCNN1A gene encoding amiloride-sensitive sodium channel subunit alpha gives rise to the protein MGTEPGDGSVKMPEGEKTRQWKQEEEQQEGLIEFYSSYQELFQFFCSNTTIHGAIRLVCSKKNKMKTAFWSVLFFLTFGLMYWQFGILYREYFSYPVNLNLNLNSDRLTFPAVTLCTLNPYRYSAIRKKLDELDQITHQTLLDLYDYNMSLSRSDWSEPAAQKRSSRSLLRQVQRHPLRRQKRDNLVNMPENSPSVDKNDWKIGFVLCSENNKDCFHQAYSSGVDAVREWYSFHYINILAQMPDAKALDESDFENFIYSCRFNEATCDKANYTHFHHPLYGNCYTFNDNSSSLWTSSLPGINNGLSLVVRTEQNDFIPLLSTVTGARVMVHDQNEPAFMDDGGFNVRPGIETSISMRKEMTMRLGGSYSDCTEDGSDVPVQNLYSSRYTEQVCIRSCFQLNMVERCGCAYYFYPLPAGAKYCDYTKHVAWGYCYYKLLAEFKADVLRCFHKCRKPCKMTQYQLSAGYSRWPSAVSEDWVFYVLSKQNKYNITSKRNGVAKVNIFFEEWNYKTNGESPAFTVVTLLSQFGNQWSLWFGSSVLSVMELAELILDFIVITFILALRWIRSRQQLSTLGPPQAGHGNAACRSEAPPPGAPHRFTVEAVVTMLPSYNSLEPRGLSRDGGVEHE